The proteins below are encoded in one region of Deltaproteobacteria bacterium:
- a CDS encoding pantothenate kinase, with translation MIIGIDIGGSTTDAVVLDNEFRVVSVEANDPIAAAAGALGKLVNDLNAQLTDVTAIAATGGGACHLGDQLLGIPIRKVDEITAIGVGGSTLADKRDALVVSMGTGTAIVSVKPERIIHVGGTGVGGGTLLGLSKHLLNVARLETLEQLASTGDLTRVDLTVGDIAGGPLGTLPADATASNFGKLSSDARPEDKARALINMIAEVIVVLSVSAARAADHRDIVLTGKLVRVKPFLDRVTATRFLFERNFIVPQHAEYATAIGAARSVRGEA, from the coding sequence ATGATCATCGGCATCGACATCGGCGGATCGACCACCGACGCCGTGGTCCTCGACAACGAGTTCCGTGTCGTCTCGGTGGAAGCGAACGATCCCATTGCCGCAGCCGCCGGCGCACTCGGTAAGCTGGTCAACGACCTCAACGCGCAATTGACCGACGTCACGGCCATCGCGGCCACCGGTGGGGGTGCGTGCCACCTGGGCGATCAGTTGCTCGGCATCCCGATACGCAAAGTCGACGAGATCACCGCGATCGGCGTCGGCGGCTCCACGCTGGCGGACAAACGCGACGCGTTGGTGGTGTCGATGGGCACTGGCACCGCGATCGTCTCGGTCAAACCCGAACGCATCATCCATGTTGGCGGCACCGGTGTTGGCGGTGGCACGTTGCTGGGTTTGTCGAAGCACTTGCTCAACGTGGCGCGGCTGGAGACGCTCGAGCAACTCGCGTCCACCGGCGATCTCACGCGCGTCGACCTAACCGTCGGCGATATCGCCGGCGGTCCACTCGGTACGCTGCCCGCCGACGCCACCGCGAGCAACTTTGGCAAGCTGTCCTCCGACGCGCGGCCGGAAGACAAGGCGCGGGCGCTCATCAACATGATCGCCGAAGTCATCGTCGTGCTGAGCGTGTCGGCGGCGCGCGCCGCCGATCACCGCGACATCGTGCTCACCGGCAAACTGGTGCGCGTGAAGCCGTTCCTCGATCGCGTCACCGCCACTCGCTTTCTGTTCGAGCGCAACTTCATCGTGCCACAGCACGCGGAGTACGCGACGGCGATCGGCGCCGCGCGCAGTGTACGGGGGGAAGCGTAA
- a CDS encoding GNAT family N-acetyltransferase has translation MTKPAAAEVATDLLFSEKEFYLDEFRGRTLVLALPLREFAGDAEYDALGAVARELLRNDTRVLLIFGGTGRLSGEQLLRRLQRRLGPLLFHEETLPLFSQVRGQRGRTTAFAQLSDAALADPDAAMGVLAKVWGILRGGPLLVGAVEDEAALCTVSAAVAERFGVHKLVLVEPQGGITGTDGQQLSFMDEPTLATLLNEGEAEWAGLADRRGTLRVVRTALAGGVGSVNLCSLAGLARELFTYEGSGTLFTLQDYCRVERLRIDEFEEVERLIERGQREGFLKFRSQEEISEILLTGYGATISTHHLAGVCALVTAPYADACAGEIVGLYTVTRFKGEGVGARLIQRVLIDAGEQGLDYVFACTTEERAQAFFERQGFRPVASAAVPEAKWKNYAAARRDRVAVYRLDISKATRS, from the coding sequence GTGACGAAACCCGCAGCGGCCGAGGTCGCCACCGACCTCCTGTTCAGCGAGAAGGAATTCTATCTCGACGAGTTTCGCGGACGCACGCTCGTGCTGGCGCTGCCGCTGCGTGAGTTTGCCGGCGACGCGGAGTACGACGCGCTCGGTGCGGTCGCCCGCGAACTGCTCCGCAACGACACCCGGGTCCTGTTGATCTTCGGCGGCACCGGTCGCTTGTCGGGCGAACAGTTGCTGCGCCGTCTGCAACGGCGACTGGGACCGTTGCTGTTCCACGAGGAGACGCTGCCGTTGTTCTCGCAAGTGCGCGGGCAACGCGGGCGCACTACGGCCTTCGCTCAACTGTCCGATGCGGCCTTGGCGGACCCGGACGCCGCGATGGGCGTGCTGGCGAAGGTGTGGGGCATCTTGCGCGGTGGCCCATTGCTCGTCGGTGCGGTCGAAGACGAAGCGGCGCTGTGTACTGTCAGTGCCGCGGTTGCCGAGCGCTTCGGCGTTCACAAGTTGGTGTTGGTCGAGCCGCAAGGTGGCATCACTGGAACGGACGGGCAGCAGCTCTCGTTCATGGACGAACCGACGCTGGCCACGCTGTTGAATGAGGGCGAGGCCGAGTGGGCGGGGCTGGCTGACCGGCGGGGCACATTGCGCGTGGTGCGGACCGCCCTCGCCGGCGGTGTCGGCTCGGTCAATCTGTGTTCGCTCGCCGGCTTGGCGCGCGAGCTGTTTACCTACGAGGGCTCGGGCACGCTGTTCACGCTTCAGGACTACTGCCGTGTCGAGCGGCTGCGCATCGATGAGTTCGAAGAGGTCGAACGCCTGATCGAGCGTGGCCAGCGCGAAGGCTTCCTCAAGTTCCGCAGCCAGGAGGAGATCAGCGAGATACTGCTGACCGGATATGGCGCGACTATCAGCACGCATCACCTCGCCGGCGTCTGCGCGCTGGTCACCGCACCGTACGCGGACGCATGCGCCGGTGAAATCGTCGGCCTCTACACCGTCACTCGGTTCAAGGGTGAAGGTGTGGGTGCTCGCTTGATTCAGCGCGTGCTCATCGATGCCGGCGAGCAAGGGCTCGACTACGTCTTCGCCTGTACGACCGAAGAACGAGCACAAGCGTTCTTCGAACGCCAAGGATTTCGTCCTGTCGCCAGCGCCGCCGTACCGGAAGCCAAGTGGAAAAACTACGCCGCCGCCCGCCGCGACCGCGTTGCGGTCTATCGCTTGGACATCAGTAAGGCCACGCGTTCATGA
- a CDS encoding nucleotidyltransferase family protein: protein MKLHGIEIPGETLAAFCRRNDIRRLAVFGSILRGEFGPDSDIDVLVEFEPGHVPGLKFFELEHELSELLGRRVDLNTPQCLSPYFRDEVVAEAEVIYAQE, encoded by the coding sequence ATGAAACTGCACGGGATCGAGATCCCTGGCGAGACACTGGCGGCGTTCTGTCGCCGCAACGACATCCGGCGCCTCGCGGTGTTTGGTTCGATCCTCCGCGGGGAGTTCGGACCTGACAGCGACATCGATGTACTGGTCGAGTTCGAGCCTGGACATGTGCCGGGTCTCAAGTTCTTTGAGCTGGAGCACGAGCTTTCCGAACTGCTGGGGCGAAGGGTTGATCTCAATACGCCCCAGTGCCTGAGTCCCTACTTCCGTGACGAAGTCGTCGCTGAGGCAGAGGTCATCTATGCTCAAGAGTGA
- a CDS encoding DUF86 domain-containing protein, whose amino-acid sequence MLKSDRVRLLHMLDAAREAVGFAQARSRSDLDSDRMLNLSLVRLIEIIGEAAARVSPETRSKHPAIRWPGIIGMRHRIAHGYDQINFDIVWEVATVDLPPLIAQLEHILSIEKP is encoded by the coding sequence ATGCTCAAGAGTGATCGCGTCCGCTTGCTCCATATGCTGGATGCGGCGCGCGAGGCCGTTGGCTTTGCGCAGGCACGCTCGCGCAGCGACCTCGATTCGGATCGGATGTTGAACCTGTCGTTGGTGCGCCTCATCGAGATCATCGGCGAAGCCGCGGCACGCGTGTCTCCGGAGACTCGATCCAAACACCCCGCGATTCGGTGGCCCGGCATCATCGGCATGCGCCACCGCATCGCGCACGGCTACGACCAGATCAACTTCGACATCGTCTGGGAAGTGGCGACGGTCGACCTTCCACCCTTGATCGCCCAGTTGGAACACATCCTCTCGATCGAGAAACCCTGA
- a CDS encoding HNH endonuclease translates to MAEHKQQMAERKAEYQRQMTEHERRVAGQKAAYPRQMAEREAEYQRQMAEHERKVAGQKAEYEQKMAEYQRQNPQLPPSGCLSHPNAIACSCPKPVRPDPPVRPIAPISPISPTPPISPTPPTPPISPILPRPPMEPPGPFVGAEDIRHFEQRLKDAIHASERDPVRAPRQPDGFSRYTWFFKGEAVEIGVPLARKNYSDEQLQLLILEHYDRERRRFEKLKQLYKSDSVQQDSQRRERIPEQVRIAVWRRDDGRCGRCGSREKLEYDHIVPISRGGSNTARNIELLCEQCNRAKGDRVE, encoded by the coding sequence ATGGCAGAACATAAACAGCAGATGGCAGAGCGAAAAGCAGAATATCAGCGGCAGATGACAGAACATGAACGGAGGGTGGCAGGGCAAAAGGCAGCATATCCGCGGCAGATGGCAGAGCGAGAGGCAGAATATCAGCGGCAGATGGCAGAACATGAACGGAAGGTGGCAGGGCAAAAGGCAGAATATGAACAGAAGATGGCGGAATATCAGCGGCAGAATCCGCAATTGCCACCGTCGGGTTGCTTGTCGCATCCGAACGCAATAGCGTGCTCGTGTCCTAAGCCCGTTCGGCCCGATCCGCCGGTTCGGCCTATCGCACCGATTTCGCCTATCTCGCCGACTCCGCCTATTTCGCCGACTCCGCCGACTCCGCCGATTTCACCGATTCTGCCCCGACCGCCGATGGAACCGCCTGGTCCATTCGTCGGAGCGGAGGACATTCGGCACTTCGAGCAGCGGTTGAAGGACGCGATTCACGCGTCGGAACGGGATCCAGTGCGTGCCCCTCGGCAGCCGGATGGGTTTTCCCGGTATACCTGGTTCTTTAAGGGAGAGGCGGTCGAGATCGGAGTCCCGCTCGCAAGGAAGAATTACAGCGACGAGCAGCTGCAACTCCTGATCCTCGAACACTACGATCGTGAGCGACGAAGGTTCGAGAAGTTGAAGCAGCTCTACAAGTCCGACTCCGTTCAGCAAGACTCACAACGGCGCGAACGCATTCCCGAACAGGTACGGATTGCCGTCTGGCGCCGAGACGATGGTAGATGTGGTCGCTGTGGCAGCCGCGAGAAGCTCGAATACGACCATATCGTGCCGATCTCGCGGGGAGGCAGCAACACAGCCCGCAACATCGAGCTGCTCTGCGAACAATGCAACCGGGCAAAGGGCGATCGGGTCGAGTGA
- a CDS encoding GNAT family N-acetyltransferase, with product MTVNDDDLMHRVCDTVHGYLEVGNEVFEANGARFVRNRSCPRRYDANHVAHVQCAVTTEIARLLQRVESEFAEFRHRRFEVNPFTPQQFVARLTIDDYTFSETLQMVLHGELQARPRAVDIRLVHSEPEWLAYGELVALEWDERTHQSERAPDPDTLADFMTNKRCQSPAIRHWLAYEEGVACAYFSSWPGRNGVGIVEDLFTVPARRHRGIATALIVHAVADARARGAGPIVIGARVDDTPKHLYAAMGFEPLLLTRQYLRVASST from the coding sequence ATGACGGTGAACGACGATGATCTGATGCACCGCGTCTGCGACACCGTGCATGGCTATCTCGAAGTCGGCAACGAGGTATTCGAAGCCAACGGTGCGCGGTTTGTGCGCAACCGTTCATGCCCCCGGCGCTACGATGCGAATCACGTGGCGCATGTCCAATGCGCGGTGACGACCGAGATCGCGCGGCTTTTGCAGCGGGTCGAGTCGGAGTTTGCGGAGTTCCGCCACCGCCGCTTCGAGGTCAATCCGTTCACGCCGCAGCAATTCGTCGCGCGACTCACGATCGACGACTACACGTTCAGCGAGACCTTGCAGATGGTGCTCCATGGAGAGTTGCAGGCGCGGCCGCGCGCCGTCGACATTCGATTGGTGCATAGCGAACCCGAGTGGCTCGCGTACGGTGAACTCGTCGCGCTCGAATGGGACGAGCGAACCCACCAAAGTGAACGCGCGCCGGACCCCGATACGCTTGCCGACTTCATGACCAACAAGCGCTGCCAGTCGCCCGCGATTCGTCACTGGTTAGCGTACGAAGAGGGAGTCGCCTGCGCCTACTTCTCATCATGGCCCGGACGTAACGGCGTCGGGATCGTAGAGGATCTCTTCACCGTGCCCGCGCGGCGCCATCGCGGCATCGCGACCGCGTTGATCGTACACGCGGTGGCCGATGCTCGCGCCCGGGGCGCCGGCCCGATCGTCATCGGCGCGCGTGTCGACGACACCCCGAAGCACCTCTACGCCGCGATGGGCTTCGAGCCGCTCCTGCTCACCCGGCAGTATCTGCGTGTGGCGTCGTCGACCTGA
- a CDS encoding metallophosphoesterase family protein, protein MLVGLIADTHAQLHPDVPRTFRRVARILHAGDVGSAAVLTELATLAPVTAIHGNADPPELQRTLPAHRMVRCDGTRMLLVHHAQTDHRWLPDVARLIDTHRPRVVIFGHSHVQYVAEHDGVLFVNPGGGGRRRFRLRRSVALLTVGAGDPTARLVWLDRD, encoded by the coding sequence ATGCTCGTCGGACTGATTGCCGATACCCACGCGCAATTGCACCCGGACGTGCCGCGGACGTTTCGCCGGGTTGCGCGTATTCTCCATGCCGGTGATGTCGGCAGTGCGGCGGTGCTCACCGAACTCGCAACACTCGCGCCGGTGACCGCGATTCATGGCAATGCGGATCCGCCGGAGTTGCAGCGCACGCTGCCGGCGCACCGGATGGTCCGCTGCGACGGCACACGGATGCTGCTGGTTCACCACGCGCAAACAGATCACCGCTGGTTGCCTGACGTCGCGAGATTGATCGACACGCATCGGCCGCGCGTGGTCATCTTCGGTCACAGCCACGTCCAGTACGTCGCTGAGCACGACGGTGTGTTGTTCGTGAATCCCGGCGGCGGCGGCCGGCGGCGGTTTCGACTGCGACGGAGTGTCGCGTTGCTCACGGTCGGCGCTGGCGATCCGACCGCGCGGCTAGTGTGGTTGGACCGGGATTGA
- a CDS encoding nucleotidyltransferase family protein — translation MQAVLLAAGRGTRMGVLTETCPKPLLPVAGRPLIEHIIAGFAAAGVRELVIVTGYRSEQIETALGDGARLGVRIIYRRQTTAEGTARALLLARDALADEPFALSWGDILVQPEFYAAMVQRFRARPCDALLALNAVDDPWAGAAAYVDDVGRVSRIIEKPRRGSSTTHWNNAGVFVFDQLVLDYAARLQPSARGEYELPQAIAAMITDGRAIYSLPIEGYWSDVGTPDDLRRADREFPAAAPHLGESTVRPAPCQP, via the coding sequence ATGCAAGCGGTGTTGCTGGCCGCGGGCCGTGGCACGCGCATGGGCGTGCTGACGGAGACATGCCCGAAGCCTCTGCTCCCTGTCGCCGGCCGGCCGTTGATCGAACACATCATCGCCGGTTTCGCCGCGGCCGGCGTGCGCGAGTTGGTCATCGTGACCGGCTACCGCAGCGAGCAGATCGAAACGGCGTTGGGCGATGGCGCGCGCCTGGGCGTGCGCATCATCTACCGCCGGCAAACCACCGCCGAGGGCACTGCGCGTGCTCTGTTGCTGGCGCGCGACGCGCTGGCCGACGAACCGTTCGCGCTCAGTTGGGGCGACATCTTGGTGCAGCCGGAGTTCTATGCCGCCATGGTGCAGCGCTTCCGCGCGCGCCCGTGTGATGCGTTGCTGGCGCTCAACGCGGTCGACGATCCGTGGGCCGGCGCGGCGGCGTACGTCGACGACGTTGGCCGTGTCAGCCGCATCATTGAAAAGCCGCGACGCGGCAGCTCGACTACACACTGGAACAACGCCGGCGTGTTCGTGTTCGATCAGCTCGTGCTCGACTACGCGGCGCGTCTGCAACCGTCGGCGCGCGGCGAGTACGAGCTACCGCAGGCGATCGCAGCGATGATCACAGACGGGCGCGCAATCTACAGCCTACCAATCGAAGGTTACTGGAGCGACGTCGGCACCCCGGACGATCTGCGCCGCGCCGACCGCGAATTTCCGGCCGCCGCGCCGCACCTAGGTGAGTCCACCGTGCGCCCGGCGCCTTGCCAGCCATGA
- the galK gene encoding galactokinase, with protein MTATIDPDDGRIARLLTSFRNHFGRPPTHLVRAPGRVNLLGEHTDYNGLPVLPMAIDHAVMIAAAANADTAVRLRNLDETYPARNYHLASTIAPFAGGDWGNYHKAATQGLYATRHGTLRQGGDFLVDGNIPAGAGLSSSSALVVASALAVLALNDIEIPFAELAELLPHAERYVGTLSGGMDQCISLLAVADHALRIDFFPLRVRPVPLPSGYRVVVCHSLVTAEKSGAARLAYNLRVVECRLAVRACEVALAPALPRALRTLGDLANLFPGRSLPELLPAVDARLPPRPLTLAEIARVVGASPMQLRDECHIPGEIGDRFTVLPRLRHVLTEAERVNRAERILASGDAPAFGALMDASHASCRDDYEISCPEIEELVATAKESGAVGARVTGAGFGGCIVALVNASAVNSFLELIDRRFYRPRLGNGARTVGHRFVFQPCAGATVRRLGA; from the coding sequence ATGACCGCAACGATTGATCCGGACGACGGGCGCATCGCGCGCCTGCTGACGAGCTTCCGCAACCATTTTGGACGCCCGCCGACGCACCTCGTCCGCGCTCCCGGCCGCGTCAACTTGCTCGGCGAGCATACCGACTACAACGGTTTGCCGGTGTTACCGATGGCGATCGATCACGCGGTGATGATCGCGGCGGCGGCCAATGCCGACACGGCCGTGCGGCTACGCAACCTCGATGAAACCTATCCGGCGCGCAACTACCACCTTGCCTCGACCATCGCGCCGTTCGCTGGTGGTGACTGGGGCAACTATCACAAGGCCGCAACGCAGGGGCTGTACGCGACGCGCCACGGCACACTGCGGCAGGGAGGCGATTTTCTGGTCGACGGCAACATCCCCGCCGGCGCGGGGTTGTCGTCGTCGTCCGCCTTGGTGGTGGCGAGCGCGCTGGCCGTGCTCGCGCTCAACGACATCGAGATTCCATTTGCCGAGCTGGCCGAACTGCTGCCCCACGCCGAGCGCTACGTCGGCACGCTCAGCGGCGGCATGGATCAATGCATCAGTTTGCTCGCAGTCGCCGACCATGCGTTGCGCATCGATTTCTTTCCGCTGCGGGTGCGGCCAGTGCCATTGCCGTCGGGCTATCGCGTCGTCGTGTGCCACAGTCTCGTGACCGCGGAGAAGTCGGGCGCCGCGCGCCTGGCGTACAATCTGCGCGTGGTCGAGTGTCGCTTGGCGGTGCGCGCCTGCGAAGTGGCCCTGGCGCCGGCGCTGCCGCGCGCGCTGCGCACGCTGGGCGATCTCGCTAACCTGTTTCCCGGTCGCTCGCTGCCCGAGCTGCTACCCGCCGTCGACGCCCGGCTGCCACCGCGGCCTCTGACATTGGCGGAGATCGCGCGCGTGGTGGGCGCCAGCCCAATGCAGTTGCGCGACGAATGCCACATCCCCGGCGAGATCGGGGATCGTTTCACGGTGCTGCCGCGATTGCGCCATGTACTCACCGAAGCCGAGCGCGTGAATCGCGCCGAGCGTATCTTGGCGAGCGGCGACGCACCCGCCTTCGGCGCCTTGATGGATGCGTCGCACGCGAGTTGCCGCGACGACTATGAAATCAGTTGCCCAGAAATTGAAGAGCTCGTCGCCACGGCGAAGGAATCGGGGGCAGTGGGCGCGCGGGTAACCGGCGCCGGCTTCGGTGGCTGCATCGTCGCGCTGGTCAACGCGAGTGCGGTGAACAGCTTCCTCGAATTGATCGACCGGCGCTTCTACCGCCCACGGCTCGGCAATGGCGCGCGCACGGTCGGGCATCGATTCGTGTTTCAACCCTGCGCCGGGGCGACGGTCCGACGGCTCGGCGCCTAG